GCCGGGATGCGCCCCTGGCTCCAAGCTTCCCAAACGAGAGCAGCGGCTCTGAGCCCGTCCCTCCCGTGGAGGCTGGGGACAGTCCCCGCGCCTGGGCCTGGCTCCAAGATGGCGGCGTCGCAGGCTGCTGCCCGGCCTCTTCCCGCCTGCCGGGCCGAGCGCCCCGGAAGCGGAAGTAGCGCGGGGGGAGGTCAGGGTCGATTCCCAAGATGGCGGCCCCCGGCTTGCTGCGCggtggctggaaccggctggtttctggtctcctggggctggggggcggctGGGCCCGGCCTCCGGCCCGCGCGCTCCGACAGGGTGAGTCTTGGGGGCGGGCGCTGCGCCCCTGTCGGAAGACGCGAGCCGGGGGGAGCCAGCGCTCCGCGGCCGGCCCTGGTCAGAGCGAGCGGGGCGGGTCTCGCGGCGGGCGGGGAAGGGCCGCAGGCTCCTGGCTGTCAGGGTAAAATCTACCCCTGCTGCTGGCACCGCGGCTGGGCCCAGAACCGGGAGGCGCCCATCAGCCACATCGCTGGCCGGCCCGGGGCTGTGATTGGCACTTGTGGGGAGCTGTTCCCCTCCGAACTGCGTGGCAAAGGTCGGCTTGTGAGCAGCAGCGAGGGGTGGGGCTAGCGATAGGGATTCAAGAGAACTGATCTCAGGTGCTTGTTTAGACATACGCTTCCTATgtggctttggacaagtcacattATCTGCCTTGGTTCCCCAGATGTGTAATAGGGATAATGCTTCCCTTCCTCAAAAGGGTGGGGTGCAGATACACTCCATTCATGATTGTCCACCACTGAGTTACTGCAATGATAAGGGACATATAAGTTATCTAAAACAAATAGAAATAATCGTGTTGTTGTTAAAGTTGCAATAATTAAGGTTCAGGTTTAATTTCCCATCGCTGTGACTGGGAGAATCTATGAAACTTCCAGAATCCCAGTTCTGCTCTTTTAGTTTCACAGATTCAAAGCAGCGTGTTTGTTCTCTACCTGAAGATTGTCACAACCAGAAGGGCAAGGAAGTTTCTTTCCTCTCTACACAGGCTTTAACCATGGAGGAACTAAAAACACTGGAGGCAGCCTAAATGCTTGACATTTAAGATTGCTTTTACTTAAGAGGGTCTCTTGACTTCCTTGATCAGAATTAGCCAGAGATGATAGAAAAATCATAAAACTTTTGAACACACCACAGATCTACTCAAAACAATAACAATTAAGCGATGAGGTCCCCAGTTTGAAAAGCCTGCCCTTTGCTCTGCCTATTGGTCTCCTATGGTTACTCTGCCTGCAACTGCCCACCAGTAAAGCATTACCTTTGGCAGTCTTCATACCTCGTGTTTGCTTTGTTGGGGAGTCGCTCTCTTCTCTTGCATCCCTGACTTCTGTCCACCACGTATTTTGTTTGTACATAATTTCAGTTTATTGATTAAAAGAAAGTCACTAGTTTCTGTTTGAATATGTCTGACCTTGTTTTCCATCTTTTATTTCTGCAGTTGTGGAAGTTACTGAAGGAAGTACAACTGTTGtaagttatttcttttttttccaagtCACAATACACACTACTTCTAAAgccatgtttttgtttgtttggggtttttttgttttttggtatggggagaaatacattttctttagcaACTTCAGGGATGAAGTTGTTGGGAGGTTTTTTTTGGTCACATTGGCTTATTTTGTCTGGAGGTGGGACATACAGTACATGTTTTCTTTCTGCTTACTGCAGTTCACTCTTAGTAAATGTTCTGTGGCTTGAATGCAATGCAAATGTAACTGTGTGTTATGAATTCAGGCAACCCAGGTGCATAGTTGGGTTGTTAAACTTCTGGGTCTTCCTCTCTCGCATGGATGAAAGCAGCATGAGATCCTAAGCTCTGATGGTCAGAATCAAATGTAGCTGCAAAAGTTCCCATGTTATGATCCAGCAATGCGATTGCTAACATTGAAAGTCCTGGCTGCAGGGGGGGCGCGGTTGGTAGATGGAAGGGGGTTGGAATCCTTCATAttcaatgcttttgaaaatgagggaCAGATGGTATGGACTAAAGTCTACATCACAACTCAGCACCTGTAGTCCCCTCAGCAAGGGGAGCACTCTTGGCTTCTGGTTCCCCAGCCTCTTCTCTTGAGTGGAGGCattcatctctctcccttctgactggggtatttctaAGATGAGCAGTTTAAACTCTGATATCCCCAACAGAagacactcttttttttttttttttttttgcattctctTCAAAGAAGGTTAACTGTGTAATTACCACAGTTTAATATACTACACAGCTCTTTCCAAGCAAGCACATttcattcttaaggtaaaagcaacacagcaaaaacattaaaaaccatAGAAGAACCTACATGCATATTATTAAGCTTATCAGAAATCCTCCTACTCCAAAATGGACTCTGGCAGGTAAGCAGTCCTTCAGACCCCACACAGGGGTTTTCCTTTGCTTTCAAGTTCATAACACCCTTTTCTCAGAACAAGAACACAGGCTTATGGGATCTTAGCTGACCAAAGTCCTTCCAGAACTTCCCTAAGCATTGGGACCCTCAGTGGACTTGAGATCCTGTCCATTGTCTAGATCAGGAAGAAGGCAAACACCAAAAAGGAGAGTGATTTGTTATATTACCAGCAGGTATAAGTAGGAGTACCTGGATGAAATCAAAAGTGGCCTACAATCGTCCTTTCTTTGCTTGCTAGTGATGTGTAGACAAGATTTGGCAAGACAGCACTTACCAAAAAGTGTATTCCCtaaaaagttggggggggggtttctggTTATTTTTACATTAGATATCATTTATTGACAGAAATCTGAGCACCTTACTGAGTCGgagtgtttatatttattttagatttgtTTCATTATATAACATAAAAGGTCTCTCAGTTTCCTTGATATGAAATTGATTGTATTTTTAACATATTTGGTTTTACTCTTGTTGGTACAATCAGCAGCTATGGGAATTGGGGGATGGATGacagtctctctctttcctacCCTGAAGTCCATGTGCACCAGCATGCCTTTCTGCAAAAATCTGGAGAAAAAGATGAACTAGCACTATGCCCAGAAGGTCAAAGGATTGATGctatttcagcccaaatggagAAATGAATTCTAACGTTGGGAGCCCCTCAGGGAGAACGCCCCTACTAAAAACGTCTCCATTCAAAAACAAGGGACTTTAATGTAAGTGGATTACTGAAATTTGCATAGTCTTCAACTTCCAAGCTCCATCCAGAGCACTTCTCAATAAACTAGACTTGAGGAAACAAAAGTGTAAATCGCAGTAGCAAGATCCTTATTTGAAAGAAATGGTCACCCTCCTGGCCAGATGTaggtggtggggggaaaagaaatgCTGATAATTTCTGCTACATAATCTCTTAACAGCAACTGGAGATCCATCAATATCCACAGAGAGGAAACTCTCAACAAATGGTGGGCACGCAGCATCAATTAAGGGAAGACATAGTCCTCCTCATATCTTCTGATTGCTCCACCCATCCTACCAACATAACTTCAGTCTCTTCTGGATTCCGCCTCAGACAGCTAGCCTTTATTGTATTCTGATCTATCAAACATTGAGAAAGGTATTTACTGTGTATGGATGAGTGTGTGCTGGTTCTCATCAGCACGCGAAAACATAAACTCATATGTCTCCTCATTAGCCCTTCTACAGGCCCAGTACGCACAATGAACACATGGTGTGACGACACAGAAACCTACATCAGAGTAATCAGGTGAAGAGGAGCCAAAAAATACATTCTGAAATTTCTCCCAAGAGATGAGACTGAAGCCACTGTAGGGCATGTGGCTCTTTTTCTAGGGTTCACAGACAAGTCAACAACTCCCCGTGGTCAACAGCATCAAAGGCAGCTGATAGATGTAATAAATCGACATGGATGCTAGATCTTGATCTATTACCAGGATGGAATAATTTATCAAAGGAGCCAGTGCAGTGTTTAATGTCACCAGGTCTACAGCCAGACTGACAAAGAACAGAATACTAGATGCTGGTCTATGTTTGGCTAGATTGTTAATATCAAGCTGTACAACAGCTTCCTTAATAAAAGTTGTATGTTCTGAGAGATTCTGCCCACAGTGGTTTAACAGTACTTCACCGGGCAAGGAGGGCATGGGTCCAAAACACAGGCTGTGGCATGAAATATTCCCAACAGCTAGTACCTCACTGGGTGACATCAGCCCAAACTCAAACAGAGAACACCAAGGATTTGTCCCCATCACTACTACCTTGCACTCACAGAAGCAGACAGCTCAGTCTGAATTCTCTAGATTTTTACCTACAAAGTAATATGAAACGTCTGCAAAATAGGAGGGATTCGAATTAATTGAGCTCTCCACTACTCAACACAAATCCAGTGATCAAGACTTACCAGGCCCTAATGACTCTTTGGACTTGTGCCAGCTCCTATGTACATCTGAAATGCTTGTTCTGTATGTACCTGACTAAACAGCTTAGTACAGGGACTCTCTTATGTTTATACAGTACTGAGTAAGCTGTTGGAACTTGAGCGATAAGCCTACATACCCAGAATGTATATGTAGGCCTGAACTATGGGCTCTTCATCTGATCAATGTATCCTCTGACTTGTTTCCCAGATTGAGGGCAAAATTATAGAAGATGTCAAAACCCCAACTCCTCCTAACCCTTCTGGTCAGTGTCCCATTTGTCGCTGGAACCTGAAGCACAAATACAATTATGAGGTAAGTGTGGTGACAGTTAGCTAGTTGAATGTTATTCTCAAAGCTGTACTCATGCTGCTACTAAACTGCACAGCCTGCTATTCTTTTAGCTTCCTGGGCAGAATAAAGACTCATCGCTCCATCTCCCCCTCCTTAAGGTTTAGTGAAAACCCCCTTGTGCAAGAGCAGTTCCTACAAAGCCACGACTGGCCTAGATGTACAGCATCTAAGCACAACTGGCTAGTCTTGTGCCAACTACTGTCCTATTACCAATGTGTCCTCTAAATTTTCCTTGTACTGAGCAGTTTACAAACTCCCCAGAGCCTCACCTGGTGGAGCCTGCATACATGGGGGAACAGAGTGGAGGCAGAGACTGGGAGCAGCTGGACCCTGTGCATTGGGTCGCAACGCCATTCGAATTTGGCAGGCTGCTCCTCCATgtcagcagggaaggggctcaACCATTACACCACCCAGCTCTGGTAACTGTTTCCCTATTGGCAGAGGTGTGACCTGACCTGTGGGCCGGGGGGAGAGGCGGGCGCAAGGCTGGCCACAATCAGAAAAGCTCCAAGTTCCCACAGCCAATGTGAAGCCAGTAAGCAGAGACAGGTGGCATGGGGCATTGCCCTCCGTGAGTGACAGAGCGGTGTTATGCCAGTTCTTGGTGTGTCCTGGCGCATGGGCTCCAGAGCCCAGTCACAGGCTGCATTCCATTCCCACTGACACAGCCTCTAGCTCCGTGGCACATCACTTAGCTCTGGTTACTTCTTCCCCATTGGTGGAGGTGTGCCCTGCCTGGGTGCCTTGCCCAGAAccttattggctctcagctctTAAACAGTCAGCCAATGGGAGGCAGTAACTGGAGCTggatggtggggaggcagagtcaAAGTTGTAAGTAGCCTGGTTTGTGATGTGTGATACTTGGAAGATTGCTGTGTGACCGTGCATGTGCACAGTTTAGGGAACATTGCCTACCATACAGCCCTCCTTTGGATCCTTCATATCTGGTCTGGAGTAGTTTGCGTGCAGCAGGAAGGAAGAGATAGACATGTTAGAACTTTGGAAACATGTGCATCCCTTGCCACCCATCATATGATCTGGAATGGATTTA
The nucleotide sequence above comes from Trachemys scripta elegans isolate TJP31775 chromosome 3, CAS_Tse_1.0, whole genome shotgun sequence. Encoded proteins:
- the MRPS18A gene encoding 39S ribosomal protein S18a, mitochondrial isoform X2, whose protein sequence is MAAPGLLRGGWNRLVSGLLGLGGGWARPPARALRQVVEVTEGSTTVIEGKIIEDVKTPTPPNPSGQCPICRWNLKHKYNYEDVLLLSQFIRSDGGMLPRRITGLCLEEHKKVAVCVQMAHRAGILPAGQSDLLSPSGREALSGAESPFVLDTPC